Genomic DNA from Hordeum vulgare subsp. vulgare chromosome 2H, MorexV3_pseudomolecules_assembly, whole genome shotgun sequence:
TAACTATAATTGCCATGTTTAATTAACGATAGTTCCCGCGTGTAATTAAACACTAGTTGCCACGTGTGATTAACTCGTTTCTCCACACGATGCAACTCGCAACCGTGCTCTGCGGGGCTTGTGACCGAATGCTCTAACCCCCACACATCACGCTATGCCAACGTGGTACTAAAATGTTAATAGATTCTTTCAAGATTCGTGCAAAATATAGCACACGAAGATCAATGTGTGTGGACGAACTACAAATATACCATACATGTGGACGCTAGCgttagatttttttttttgaccggttttcctgtttcttctttggtTTATTGGTTTttactttttttgtttctttttcttctttcttttttttgttttttatttattttgtcgcTTCTTTTTCCCTTTTAAAGTTtatcttttgaaaaaaaattagaaatttaaaaaatgttcgtgtttctaaaaatgttcaaaagttcaagaaaaaaaatatgttttaacAAATGtttataaattcaaaaatataggAATTTTAAAATGAAAATTAGAAACGTTCAAATTTTTCCGTTTTACAATTTTGGTCAAAAAAAGTGTCCAGAACAAAAATCGAAAAGTGGTCTAACCCGTTAAAATTTGAAGGGCCACCGAAAATGCACATCTAAAATCTTTATATTTGAAGGTTGAAAGGCCGAACCGAGGGAGCCTCGTATACCAATCAAACCTTATCAAAGCAAACACGCCGTCGTGGAGTTTGCTGGAATCATTCCTAAACTAGCTGGAATTCATCACCACACAGGAAAAGGTCGATAGACACTACAATCGATCGCCGCCGGTTTGAATTGGATGACCTGGACCTCACCGTGGCCTCCCATGACCTCATCCTGGCCGTCGAAATCCACACGGCGCGGCAGGCAAAGGGCACGGCTCGGCCAGCGCGACTGGCAACAGAGCAAGGTGCCGACGGAGaggcgacgggggggggggggggggggggggcggccggCGAGGCTGGGTGCGGTCGACGTGGTAATGAGGCACGACCCGTAAGGACGGGAGGCGCCCGACGGGCGACGCGACACGGTCGACGGGCAACGGGGCGCAGCCCGTTGGGGAAGGGGCAGCGGTAGCCGGACTGAAGGAAGGAGTTCTTTATCCTAGTTTTAGAGTTTGTTTTACATTATCTATTCGACGGTAGCTAAAATGGATGCTTTAAATTCTTTTTTTTATCCACCGATCCTaaagggtctgctagagatgctctaagaataATTGTTTCAGTGTTTTTATtaaaatattcacaatttttagaAAATATTCCTGTTGTCAAAAACtattcaaaaaattcagaaaattaTTCACGTTTCTACCTTTTcaagattttcaaaaaaaaatccagtttcaaaaattgttcacaagTTTAATAAAATTGTGTTTTTTAGAAAaacattgttcagaatttttaaaatatgttcgTGATTCATAATTTAATTTTGGAATTAGAAAAACGTTTCCTTTTtagaaaaaatgttcataatattcaaaaaatgtttctctTTTTTGACAATTTTATAGTTTTTCCTAAAATTGTTCACAAATGTATGAATCGTTTGCTTTTCACAGAACATccctttttatgctattttagTTATTTAAATGATTTTATATTTCCTTACGGAGGGATTATATCATATTATCAGCTATGACTGCTAGCTCAGGTGGTAGGAACACGTATTTCATTGCATTTGATCCGGTGTTCAAATCCCGCATGTTCAAATCCCGCATTGTTAGCGTGCTATAGATGATCACTGATCCTATTCACCGCGCACCGCCAGGTTGCTAACAATTTTGTATTTTCTGGCCCGATTTGTGTTTTtatcttcctttcatttttccttctacttttgttttcataAGTTTATTAAACTTCAAAAGAAAATTGTTAAATTATTTGAAATCTTGAAAATTTTACGAATTTGCAAATTTTTTTGAAAAGCACAAACATTTTCCGAATACACTAATATTTTATGATTTTCTGAATATTTGTTTGGAAATAGAAATTCTGAATCTTTGAACAATAACATGAATTGAATACTTTTGTTAATacatgaatatttttaaaaatgcAAAAACATTTCTTGATTCTGCTGACATTTAGGTATTCATTGGAATTTTTTCAAAATCGTGATCATTTTTAAAATGTCTAAGCATTTCTCTGTTTCACGGATATTTTTTGAATACACGAACATTTTATGAAAACCATTATTGTTTTTTTCAACCCACGAACTATTTTCATTTATCAGATATTGTTTTTTTAATAACTATTTTTTAAATAGTGAACTCCTGTTggatttttgaacattttttgacaCTCCTAGACATTTTATCTCTGAACATGTTTTGACACtcctgaacaatttttgaatttttgaacTTTTGAATTTATACTGCAATACCGAGCATACTTTTTTAGTTTTTGGAACGTTTTTTAAAGTATCAAACAAACAGAAATAAAGTGCTGCCCATCAATATGATGTTACGGCCCAAATCAAGCGCGGGAGGGACAAGGGGGTGCACGTTTCATGGCTATTCAGCATGTAGGTCGGGTAATAGGACCTTTCACAGACGCGCCCAACCCAAGCATTACGCTCAATATGATGTAATGGAAAAGCCATCGCCTGGGCTTATTGTAGCATCTTGTAGGAGCTCCTGTAGGAGGTTGCATGTGTCAAACTCTGGCTCGATCGCACACGAGACACCCTTTAATGGGCCAGATTGGCACCCCCGTCAGCGAAGTACTGCAGTTGTTCTGATTATTGTAGCAATCGGGTTTTTAGTATTTTTTTGTCATAGGGTTTTTCAAAACAAAATTTGGGTAATTTTTAAAGTAAAATAGTTGATTTTTTAATTTATTATGAATAGTTATTTTGTTTTTCGAAAATTGAACATCTATTCAAATTTTAATTTACTTTTCGAAAAACAGAATATTATTTAATAAATAAACGCTTTTCTTAACTAGATTTAATTTTGTCCTAATTTGCAAAATTTTGAATGAAAGGGAGAAGAGAAACGGGATAATTCGTAAATGAAAAACCATCAGGAAACTCCTAAAACCGGAATATCCTTTTTGACGCATATTGTGTCAAATTGTCAACCTTTCGAGCGATTCCGGTTTTAGGAACCTTCCAGGCATTTCTAGCTGGTTTTCATCTGTTTTGGGAACATTCTAGACTTTCCTAGACGATTTTTCCGGTTTTGGAAACTTTTTAGAAGATTCtctgttttttctttcttttttcgttttcctttttctttattcttttttttctgtttctggttcgaaaatgttcgggattttaaaaaatgttcccgaATTTGTAATgttccaaaatttgaaaaaaatggtccagattttaaaaaatgttcggaAGTTTGAAAAAATGGCGCATAGGACCTCCCCGTAAAATCGGTATCTGTAGGATATTAACTGGGCTGGTTTAGTTGACCCATGCGATAGGTCCACAGTTTGCCGCACAGAGATCCAGTGAAATAAAAAAACACAGAGCTAGGTAGTAGGTGAATAAATCTCTAGCTGCCAGCCGGAGCAGAAAACTCCAAGCTAGGTGAAGAAATCTCATAGCAGGCCAATGCTGGCCTATGGATTCTCCTACTTACTAGGACTTGGCTCAACTTCCCAGAGCAGCTCGGGCTCGTGAGGCCTTCTCGTACCAGGGACCTCCGCGCTTCTCATGCTGCCTCGCTCTTTCCTGGGAATTTGCTTCGCACGACGACGAGTCAAGGAACACAGCAAAGACAAAAGTGAACGCGCTCAGCACGCGTAAAGCATCTCCTAGTACAATCTAAGAGGCACCTTGCTTGAGGTGAAAGACGAGTATAAAGACGGGTTCTTGCTCTAGTGAGATGCGGATTTCGTTTCTGCTACAGAGGCCGGGCCTCTCTTATATACTGGCCTTGGTTCTCTTCCCCCGAAAATACATTCGGCGGAAAGGGTCGTCACAACGATCATTTTAAAAAGGACAAGACTGCGGCGTGTCGTGACAAAGATGATCTTCGCGTGCAAAAGATCTTCCCCGTGACGCGCTGGCGGGCTCGAGGGTGACCTCCGCCCTACCGAGCCCCCAACCTTAGTCCCCTTGCACGACCAGGAAAATtttgggggttgctttgggaacctGCCAATTAGCTGTGCGTCCTTAGCACGAAAGTGGAAATCCCTCCTGTTCGTACCCGCTCGCATCACTCCCGTGCGGCCAGCGCAACCTGCGTCATCCACGTGAAGGCACAGGGTTATGACACCCTTGCCATGTCGCCCTTGATGAGCCCACTCTGCAAGAGCCTCATGGGTGGCCTTAGGACGCGCACTCGCAGCGAGCGCTCTCTCGTAGTCCTTGGCGATGATCCTCAAACGCTCGCCTCGCGAGGCAAGGGCCCTCGTGAGAGTCTTCCTTGTTGGTCTTACTGATGGACCGGGCGAGGCTTATGTAGCTATGTCGCACGTGGGGCCGCAAGCCGACGGGCCTAGGTATCCCCGGTTCGAGGGGCCCGATAACATTTTTCGAATTATGTACAAATTTTATTTCATTGAAAAAAAATCTGTAAACATTTGTTAAAAAATAAACTTGACAAaaataaaagatataaaaaggaaaaataaaaataaataaaacaatacaaaacaggagagaaaagaaaaaagaaagaagaaaaataaacgaaaaagaaaaaaagaaaaaccaaatGGAAACGAAAAAACAATTCAAAGAACCTTCTAAAAAATTTCCAAACAAGAAAAAAGTCGGTTGAAACATCTAGAAGGTTTCCAAAACCGGGGGCATTGGAACGCTTAAATGGGTCGGCCCGTAGCTTCGCTGCCGGATCGCTCGTGTGTGCATAGCGCCGACAGTTTGATGCAACAAGCGGTCAATAGGATTGTTCCTCTGAGAGATGAGTCGAGCCCAAGCATTACACTCAATATGATGTATTATAAAAGCCATCTCTAGGTCTTGCTATAGCATCTTCTAGGAGCTTCTATAGGAGGTTGCATGTGTCAAACTCTGGCTGGATCGCACAAGAGGCGCCTTTTAATGGGCCGGACTGGCGCCGCTGCAAGGGAAATGAGTAATGCTACATCTACGTAAATGTTTACGTACGTTTACGGGGTAGTCTGATTTGGCAATCATTGATTGGATTAAGAGGAGGGTGAGGCCCACCCACCCCTAAAAGTCAGGGGAGGCATGTTTAGATCAGTTGAAAGGTTTAGTAAACGTAAGTAGGATTTAGTAGGTCTAGCATTTTCGCAGGGAAATAGTGCAGTTGTTTTGATTATTGTAGGAGTCTGGTAATTAGTATATTTTTGCATAGGTTTTTTTAAAGAAAAGTTgggtaatttaaaaaaaaaaatagttgaaCTTTTTCGATTAATTATGAAAAGGTAATTTGCTTTTCAAAAATTTAACATCTATTCAAATTTGGATTATCTTTTGGAAAACTGAATATTATTTAAGAAATAAACGTTTTTGAAGTAGATTTAATTGTGTCTCATTGTAGGTATTTATTTAAAAAATCAAACTATTTTGGAAAATTTTGAACGAAAGGGAGAAGAGAAAGGGGATAATTCTGTAaggccttgatcagttaaacctcTCTGAGAGATGATTGGAAGAGATTGAGATGAAATTTAACATACACGGAATTTAATCCTCTCCAATTCATTTCAATCCCCTTGAAACCCCTCcaaaccgaacaaggcctaaatGAAAAACCATGCTCCTAAAACCGGTATCTCTAGGATATTAACTGGCCGGCTCAGTTGACTCCCTTCTAACCATGCGATAGGTCTACAGTTTGCCGCACAAAGATCCTGTGAAATAAAAAACAGAGAGCTAGGTGAAGAAATCTCTAGCTGCCAGCCGGAGCAGAAAACACCGAGCCAGGTGAAGAAATCTCATAGCAGGCCATTGCTAGAATGCCGTACGGATTCTCCTACTAGGACTTGGCACAGCTTCCCGGAGCAGCACGGACCCGTGAGCGTGAGGCCTTCCTTCCTCGTCCGTTGCCCCGCCGATCATATGCCGTTGCTTGTGCCGTCTCGTAACAAGCGCGGGACGCAGGTCGCCGCAAGCGCTACGGTTGGCGTCTTCTCATGTGCAGTGTCGTCTCGCGCCCGCACGGCTCCGACGATTCGTTCCGCACCTACGTCCATCACGTCATGCCGGTCCCGACTACCGACCCGAGTGCGCGCATGCTGCCTCGCTCGTTCCTGAGAATTTGCTTCGCACGACGATGACGGGCAGTGCCGCGCCGAGTCAAGGAACACGGACAGACAAAAGTGAACGCGCTCAGCACGCGTAAAGCATCTCCTAGTACAATCTACGAGGCAGGCGCAGCTTTTGACCCTCCGATCCAACTTCAACTGAACACACACAAATTTTGCAAATGAGGCGCCATTCGGCCATTGACATCAACTGAACGACGCCCGGTCGTCAATGGAGCAGTTACCCAGACACACACTGAAAAAGTAAAGGCAGAAAAAAAAAAGACAGGCCCTACCTACGTCTGTGCGCGGTTTGACCTCGCAGATCCGAACCCCCGAAGAGAGAACACGGGGAGCAAACAAACGCTAAACAACGCCCAACTTggtggggggtgggggcgccACCCTCGGCGACTTGTCTGGCGGCCCATTTTGGCTTCCACCACTAATAAACTCGCGATCTGTCCCCTTCTCATGATGATCCCAAGCAAAAGTATATACTACTAGTACAGTACTGCTCCATTTGGACCGAAATCAACTCCATTCGGTCCAATTGTTGGCGCCCCATCAAGGCGCTGTACGAGTATTTGATTACATTTGGAAATGATGGAACAAGTCGCCGAGCAGCTACACGGGTCTTCCTTCCTAGCTAGTATGCACCACATAAGATAAGATGACCATGGCGATTAGTCAAATCATGTGGCCCTGGCTAGGCAATTAGCGCAGCTGGTAGCCAATCATAGGCCCGTGGAAGGAGAGCTTAACCTGGAACACCGACGAAAATGCGCTACTAATTAAAGGCGTCTCAATGGAGAGATTAATCTACTATCAAAAGTCAAAATATTCGGCCTGCCCCCGGCTTTTAACAATTCCGCCTCCACTCCGAGGAATTCTCCTCTTTCTTTCATCATCCGGGTGTCTATTAgaacaagtacaataaggtaaaaTCAGCAGGTTGTaaagattaaaatactatatttttgctgagttggatgagagagaagtgaAACGGGCttttcgtgaagagccagctctagcacgtgctcctacgtGCTTTATGAGAATGAAAgatgggccatatatgataagAATAATACTCTTTtacagctaactattgtacaagctagctataaggtgAGCTATAAGAATGCTTATAGCCagtagttggctatactattaaccatgctcttagggCATCTCCGATGGCTGTAAAATGGTTGTTGATAAATTTTGACATATaggatttttgatgatgtgtcatgTAATAAATGAGAAAAAAGGTtaaggttgtatgtaaattaaccaacacccttgcacaagctTTAATGTAGAATGAGAGAGAACCTTATTTATTACCTCACAACTTATTGATCAAactagatactccctccgtccgggtgTACTATAGGGCATGCGCATAGTTCTAGATTGTTAATTTAACTATTCAGATATGTATAATATGTAATAAATAATATATCGTTAGATTCATGCAAAGATATAGTTTTTAAATATGTAATTTTTATCGCGtataatatatatttagctaGCTAAATTAACAACCTAAAACTATGCGCATACCCCATATacttggacggagggagtacaactcaTTGGAATAGTTGTATGTTATGGTGTTGATTGACAACATTACATATTTTACCAACAAGTTTTTTATTTTAAAGAAGCAAAACCCCAACATCATTTTACCAACAAGCTAAACAACAAACTGTTGGAGATGACCTTATGAGCTCACAAACAGCCCAATTGGTGCACTGACAAAGCCAAGGAGCAGACGAGATTAGACACCATCATGGGTCCATGGCCACTCACATGTTAGCTGCAGTACACGGTGGCGACTAGTCACGCTGACTGCTGAGGACCAGGGACAAGGGCCCCGATCGGAGCATTACCACCAAACAAACAGGAAAAAAGTTGAGCATGCAGTACTAATGTTTTGGTGTGCTGCTAGTAGATCGCAGATGTGGCATCAAACCTAACCACCGCTACCGCTACATGCCATCCTACAAAGTTTGCAATACACTTATCGAAAAAGATACTATTAGATGAGATGATAGCCCAGGATCTTTAGGTCGCACCAAGGCCACGACGATGATGAAAGTCCACTTGGACAGCTCACCGCGCGAGATTAGTTTAGCATAGATGGTAATCCTCCTTTTTTAACataaaaataattttaaaaaaagatGGCATTGGTTGATCGGATCTGGGAAGGGGACTAACCCGGCCAGGGATGAAGGAGTTGTTTAATGGCGGAGTAGTAGTAGGATTAAAGAAACCGGGTTTGACAGTGGGTTAGGCCGAAAGCAGCAGGGAAGACGCAAAGAATGTCCCACTTGTCCAGCCCTCCTCCTTTCTCCCACCGGCCCACCACGCATGGCTCGCTCCCTCGCTCGCTTGGAATAAAAGTAACAGCAATGGTTTTTTAACCTTTTACGACCGGGGGTGATTAGCAAAGCCGCAAAGCTAGCTCCCACACCAAAGTACGTATACCAGGAGTAGTGGTAGCGCTGTGGCTGTAGCTTTATGCTCCGGCCATTGACTTGTAACAGTAGCGTTGCGTGCACAGGTCCATGCGACACTATGCACTGTGGTACTATTACAAATTTTTTTAAATGGCAGTACGACGGGTAAATAAATAATCGTGGTGGGCACCAGTTAAGCATGGATggagtcgtcgtcatcgtcatcattagtATACTCGCGCTCACGGAGACAGACCGTAGGCTGGGCTGAGCTGGGCTGGCTGCcataaacaaacaacttgcaagcATTTTGTTATGCTAGTGGGTAGGGTAAAGAAAACAAAGCTTCACAAATCCAGCTGCGATTAGGTGCTAGTACTATCCTACAGCCTACATATAATTTCCTGGATTGACTGTCTCGCTGAACCGTCGCTTGATTCACACTGTGAGAAGTAGTGCTGGATACGTTGATCGACTAGGAGTAGCACTCGTGTTCAGGCGGCGTGACGGGCTTTGGTAGACAGACGTAGCGCCTAAGCAAAGCAAGGACTCCGCCGCGCCGCGCCAAAGGCAGGGAGGGTCAACGGATCGTAGTACCACTGCTACTAGCTTGGCCGCAGAAAACAACACGGAACAGAAACGGGCGAGCAAACCGAGGAGTTGAAATCGAAATGCAAACGGCGGGCGAGCTGGACGTACCCCATCCGTCATCCGTGGGCCATGGCGAGCGACCCCCTCGTTCGGCCCTAGTGCTGGCGCGGGGCCCCACCCCCTTACTTTCATTTGAGTAAGTAGTACGTACATGATTAAAAATGATAAAGTAAAAGGGGTGGgattaggaggagggaggaggaacgcTCACTCCTGCGGCCTCTCCGTTTATCTCACTAGTGCTGGGTGGGCTGCGTGACGGGATGAGATTGGGTGCGTGCGGGGCATGGGCCGGAGGGTGCGGTCAACTGCGGGGTGCAGGCCGGAAAGCGACCCCGCACCCGCCTCCTTTGACCGGGAGCCAATAAGGTGGGCCCCGCCACTCCACAGGCGGGCCCACAGAGGACGGAGGGGAAACAATAATAATGGCGAAAACAAATCAATCGGTGCGGATGGATGCCCATCCTTTCTTTGACCTCTGcacaggagggagagggagggagcccCACGACAAAGTATTCAATTCAATTCAATTCAATTCAATTCAATTATTGCGCTTGTTTAAGCGGGACCGCGTATGACTTCTTGTTCTTTTCTCCGCGCCTCATCAGAAATCTAGTTGCCGCACTGTAGTATCGTACCAGTAGCAGTACCCGTAGCAATCAATCCATGGTGATTATGGAGTCAAAGTCGCGGGCAATTGCCGTCCGTCTCCGTCCTTATTAACTGTAACCGCGCGTGCATGGCAGTTCATCTTCATCACGACACACCCAGATCCGTAATACTAGTAGTAAAGTCATACGCGGCGTTGAATCTTATCACATAGGAACACTATACTAGGCCCAAAAGTCATGGAGTGGTTGCTAGGCACGACGAACAAATGAAATGATACGGACGAAGTAGTAGTAAAATCTCTGGCATTAAGTTTCCCCCTCCGTCTCTCtacaatctttcttcttctttacaCGGACATCAGATTGAGAACCAACGAAGCTCCCCCACCAAAaggggaaagaaagaaaaaaattcgcTAAGTCAGACGTGGCCGTTGCCGGCGGACACGCTTGCTACGGGAGCGCCCATCGGCACCGGCATCGGCGACGGCGCCATCTGCATCGGCATCGGCATCGGCATCGGCCCCGGCGAGTGGCGGTGCTCGCCCTCGTAGGTCACCACCAGCATCGCCGGGTCGTCCAGGGCGCGCTCCACGTGCTTCCTCGCCGGGCACCCTCGTACGGTGCTGCACTTGTAGTAGCCCCTGAAACCAAGATACAAACTGTCAGATGACTGATTCATCGAAATCTTGTTTCGTGTAGTTTGATGGTGAAGAGAGAAATTTACCGTGGGTAAGGGGATCCCTTGATGGGCTTCTGGCCGTACTTCCTCCACGAGTACTCGTCCGGCGGGATGTCAGCGATCTTCGCGCTCACCGCCGGCACTCTCACCGTCGTCTTCACGCGGTTCTTCCTTCTCTTGGAGCAGTGGCATCGGCTGCCCGTGGTGTTGGCCTCCGAGTGCGCGCCGGCGCAGGGCTTCCTCTTGTGCCCGGACAGCGGCGGCTTGCCGGCGGACACCAGGCTGCGGCCCTTGGACACGCTCCCCTCGCCGGCGGTCACCGACGAGAAGAAGGACGTGGACGTCACGGACGTCGCGCCCGACATGGTCAGGTTCGGCTTGGTGAAGTCCAGCGTCAGGCTCTGCGGCTGAAGGACCGGGGCGGCCACCGACACCGGCGCCACGACGGTCAAAGGGGCCGGCCTGGCCGGCTCGATGGCGAGAGGGCGCGGTGGGGGAGGCGGAGGAGCGACCGGagctggaggaggcggcggcggcggtgactGGACGGGGCCGCGGCGGAAGCGGGCGTGGCCGGTGCGGTCGAGGATGGAGATCACCTTGCGGAACTTGGAGACGGCCTGGTCGGCGATCTCGCCGAACGGCTGCTGGTGCTGGTGTTGCTGCGCCTTGGACGGCGCCGCGCCGGAGAGGGAGGAGACCAGGAGCTCCAGGCTGCGGAGGCCGGCGGTGGCGGCCTCCTGGATGGCGAGCTGGTCGTCGGCGCGTCGCGGGGTGTAGCAGCCCATGAGGTCCACGGCCATGGTCGCCGGTGTGAGGTCGCCTGCGGCTCTGCAGATCTTGGCTCGCTGTCTTGGTTGAGCTCTCGGTTTGGTTGGGAGTTGGAGGTCTGGACGGAGGCCATGGCTGCCTTTATAGGTGGAAATGCGGTGAGGGGGAGAAGATGCGAGTCAATGATGGTGGTCGCTTTTCGGTATAGGTCCCTGGATTCTCCTGCAATTGCCTATAGGCGCCCATCTGTCCTTGTTTGTGAAGTGTCAGACTCACCGTTTTTACATG
This window encodes:
- the LOC123427699 gene encoding probable WRKY transcription factor 17; this translates as MAVDLMGCYTPRRADDQLAIQEAATAGLRSLELLVSSLSGAAPSKAQQHQHQQPFGEIADQAVSKFRKVISILDRTGHARFRRGPVQSPPPPPPPAPVAPPPPPPRPLAIEPARPAPLTVVAPVSVAAPVLQPQSLTLDFTKPNLTMSGATSVTSTSFFSSVTAGEGSVSKGRSLVSAGKPPLSGHKRKPCAGAHSEANTTGSRCHCSKRRKNRVKTTVRVPAVSAKIADIPPDEYSWRKYGQKPIKGSPYPRGYYKCSTVRGCPARKHVERALDDPAMLVVTYEGEHRHSPGPMPMPMPMQMAPSPMPVPMGAPVASVSAGNGHV